One segment of Pirellulales bacterium DNA contains the following:
- a CDS encoding thiamine-phosphate kinase → MESDFIAWLRSRLPPHAQLRLGPGDDAAILELGRSGQCVVTVDLLSDGVDFDLATIDARRAGRKALAASLSDLAAMAAKPVAAVIALALPRQGGQRLAMELYEGMIPLAERYATAIAGGDTNSWDGPLAISVTAIGEVTPRGPLLRGGAKPGDRIIVTGEFGGSILAKHLDFEPRVEEALLLKARYDLHAGMDCSDGLSLDLSRMAAESGCGAALDLDRIPIAAVAHELTRNDLTAGTAVDHALGDGEDFELILAVPPEDAAKMIAEQPLAPLRLSDIGQFIAEPGLWENTPSGRRPLPIRGYEHAFD, encoded by the coding sequence ATGGAATCCGACTTCATTGCCTGGCTCCGCAGCCGTCTGCCGCCGCACGCGCAGTTGCGGCTGGGGCCGGGAGACGACGCCGCAATTCTTGAACTGGGCCGGAGCGGGCAGTGCGTTGTCACCGTTGATCTGCTCAGCGATGGAGTCGATTTCGATCTGGCGACGATCGACGCCCGCCGTGCGGGGCGAAAGGCGTTGGCCGCCAGTTTGAGCGATCTGGCCGCGATGGCCGCCAAACCGGTCGCCGCGGTAATCGCCCTCGCGCTGCCGCGCCAGGGAGGGCAGCGGCTCGCGATGGAACTCTACGAGGGGATGATTCCGCTGGCCGAACGCTATGCGACGGCAATTGCCGGCGGCGACACGAACAGTTGGGATGGGCCGCTGGCGATCAGCGTCACCGCGATCGGCGAAGTGACGCCGCGCGGGCCGCTCCTGCGCGGCGGCGCGAAGCCGGGAGATCGGATTATCGTCACCGGCGAATTCGGTGGCAGTATTCTGGCAAAGCATCTCGACTTCGAGCCGCGAGTTGAAGAAGCTCTGCTACTCAAAGCGCGCTACGATTTGCATGCCGGCATGGATTGCAGCGACGGGCTGTCGCTCGACCTGTCGCGAATGGCCGCCGAAAGCGGCTGCGGTGCGGCGCTCGATCTCGATCGAATTCCGATCGCCGCCGTCGCGCATGAATTGACGCGAAACGATCTAACGGCCGGCACGGCGGTCGATCATGCGCTGGGGGATGGCGAGGATTTCGAGTTGATTCTGGCGGTGCCGCCGGAAGACGCCGCAAAAATGATCGCTGAACAACCGCTCGCCCCGCTGCGGCTATCGGACATTGGCCAGTTCATCGCCGAGCCGGGTCTTTGGGAGAATAC